From a region of the Drosophila virilis strain 15010-1051.87 chromosome 3, Dvir_AGI_RSII-ME, whole genome shotgun sequence genome:
- the LOC6624008 gene encoding uncharacterized protein, which translates to MELTLEQLARIALGVPEMNHVNVAVLHSLLDALMKKLACQQDLVTIGGFEGKCLERLLERSKISPLPFDVATIVPISTELDKVEAMEGRLATLEKKMNAHFQQIRVCNKVNSKKYHKQLWEQYASPCEDLCTVCDEDNKIACSLLQNMDFMKKLLRRIASPMIDMVDQIQKDLNKFYETLREFLRKTEELFERLELVKQCVIEIENLRELVKEYNLTFIGTMEELQDMLDSKLDKVHMPALKKYIRDRFDNIDQRLSKIEDKDSCPRAAGFINTGIRCISCGNQRIGVDVGPLTIGPLPDATASKKSNISPASCQKTFVYRTLDKEPTLMVRVQNLDLNVIAQRLNRTNNGKVCKLPEANDTIYGVRNSVFSS; encoded by the coding sequence ATGGAGCTGACGCTGGAGCAATTGGCACGCATCGCGCTGGGCGTGCCGGAAATGAATCATGTGAATGTGGCCGTGCTGCACAGCCTGCTGGATGCGCTGATGAAGAAGCTGGCCTGCCAGCAGGATCTGGTCACAATTGGGGGCTTTGAGGGCAAGTGCTTGGAGCGTTTGCTGGAGCGCTCAAAAATCTCGCCGCTGCCCTTCGATGTGGCCACAATTGTGCCCATCTCAACGGAGCTGGACAAGGTGGAGGCCATGGAGGGGCGTCTGGCCACGCTCGAAAAGAAAATGAATGCGCATTTCCAGCAGATACGCGTCTGCAACAAGGTCAACTCGAAGAAGTATCACAAACAGTTGTGGGAACAGTATGCATCGCCCTGCGAGGATCTGTGCACCGTTTGCGATGAGGACAACAAGATTGCGTGCAGCCTGCTCCAGAATATGGACTTCATGAAGAAGCTGCTGCGACGCATCGCCTCGCCCATGATCGATATGGTGGATCAAATTCAAAAGGATCTTAATAAATTCTACGAAACTCTGCGGGAGTTTCTGCGCAAAACCGAGGAGCTTTTCGAACGGCTCGAGCTGGTCAAACAGTGCGTCATCGAGATTGAGAATCTGCGCGAACTGGTCAAGGAATACAATCTGACCTTCATTGGCACCATGGAGGAGCTGCAGGACATGCTGGACAGCAAGCTGGACAAAGTGCATATGCCGGCGCTTAAGAAATACATACGCGATCGTTTCGATAATATCGATCAGCGCCTGTCCAAAATCGAGGACAAGGACTCGTGCCCACGTGCCGCCGGCTTCATCAACACGGGCATCCGTTGCATCTCCTGCGGCAATCAGCGCATCGGCGTCGATGTGGGTCCACTCACCATCGGACCCCTGCCCGATGCCACTGCCAGCAAAAAGAGTAACATCAGTCCAGCCAGCTGTCAAAAGACCTTCGTCTATCGCACCTTGGACAAGGAGCCAACGCTGATGGTGCGTGTCCAGAATTTGGATCTGAATGTGATTGCCCAGCGTCTGAATCGCACCAACAACGGCAAGGTATGCAAACTGCCCGAGGCCAATGACACCATCTACGGAGTTCGCAACTCTGTCTTTTCCAGCTAG